A stretch of Helicobacter pylori oki112 DNA encodes these proteins:
- the ppsA gene encoding pyruvate, water dikinase: protein MRYIKFFKELNNKNVNLVGGKNASIGEMFQELVPIGIKVPDGFAITSEAYWYLLEQGGAKQKIIELLENVDATEIDVLKIRSKQIRELIFGTPFPSDLRDEIFQAYEILSQQYNMKEADVAVRSSATAEDLPDASFAGQQDTYLNIKGKTELIHYIKSCLASLFTDRAISYRASRGFDHLKVALSVGVQKMVRADKGSAGVMFSIDTETGFKDAVFITSAWGLGENVVGGTINPDEFYVFKPTLEQNKRPIIKRQLGNKTQKMVYAPRGSEHPTRNIKTTKKEWQSFSLSDEDVLILAKYAIEIEKHYSKEAKQYRPMDIEWAKDGESGEIFIVQARPETVQSQKTKEENQVFEKFKFKNPNEKKEIILQGRAIGSKIGSGKVRIINDLEHMNSFKEGEILVTDNTDPDWEPCMKKASAVITNRGGRTCHAAIVAREIGVPAIVGVSGATDSLYTGMEITVSCAEGEEGYVYAGIYEHEIERVELSNMQETQTKIYINIGNPEKAFGFSQLPNHGVGLARMEMIILNQIKAHPLALVDLHHKKSVKEKNEIENLMAGYANPKDFFVKKIAEGIGMISAAFYPKPVIVRTSDFKSNEYMRMLGGSSYEPNEENPMLGYRGASRYYSESYNEAFSWECEALALVREEMGLTNMKVMIPFLRTIEEGKKVLEILRKNNLESGKNGLEIYIMCELPVNVILADDFLSLFDGFSIGSNDLTQLTLGVDRDSELVSHVFDERNEAMLRMFKKAIEACKRHNKYCGICGQAPSDYPEVTEFLVKEGITSISLNPDSVIPTWNAVAKLEKELKDHGLTAH from the coding sequence GTGCGATATATCAAGTTTTTCAAAGAGTTGAACAATAAGAATGTGAATCTGGTTGGGGGCAAGAACGCTAGCATTGGCGAGATGTTTCAAGAATTAGTGCCAATTGGTATTAAAGTGCCTGATGGCTTTGCGATCACCAGCGAAGCGTATTGGTATCTTTTAGAGCAAGGGGGGGCTAAGCAAAAAATCATAGAGCTTTTAGAAAATGTTGATGCCACGGAAATTGATGTGTTAAAAATCCGCTCCAAACAAATCAGAGAGCTTATTTTTGGCACGCCTTTTCCTAGCGATTTGAGGGATGAGATTTTTCAAGCTTATGAGATTTTAAGCCAGCAATACAACATGAAAGAAGCCGATGTGGCTGTAAGGAGTTCCGCTACTGCAGAAGACTTGCCGGACGCTTCTTTTGCCGGGCAACAAGACACTTATTTAAACATTAAGGGTAAAACAGAATTGATCCACTATATCAAATCCTGTTTAGCGTCGCTTTTTACCGATAGAGCGATTAGCTATAGGGCGAGTCGTGGGTTTGATCATTTAAAAGTCGCGCTCAGCGTGGGGGTGCAAAAAATGGTGCGAGCGGATAAAGGCAGCGCGGGCGTGATGTTTTCTATTGACACTGAAACCGGTTTTAAAGACGCGGTGTTTATCACTTCAGCGTGGGGGTTGGGCGAAAATGTGGTGGGAGGCACGATAAACCCTGATGAATTTTATGTGTTTAAGCCCACTTTAGAGCAAAACAAACGCCCCATTATCAAACGCCAACTCGGCAATAAAACGCAAAAAATGGTCTATGCCCCAAGGGGTAGCGAACACCCCACCAGAAACATTAAAACCACCAAAAAAGAATGGCAATCCTTTTCATTGAGCGATGAAGACGTGCTGATTTTAGCCAAATACGCTATTGAAATTGAAAAACATTACTCTAAAGAAGCCAAACAATACCGCCCCATGGATATAGAATGGGCTAAAGATGGCGAGAGTGGGGAAATCTTTATCGTTCAAGCGCGCCCAGAAACCGTTCAAAGCCAAAAAACCAAAGAAGAAAATCAAGTCTTTGAAAAATTCAAATTCAAAAACCCTAACGAAAAAAAAGAGATTATCTTACAAGGCAGAGCGATTGGGAGTAAAATTGGCTCAGGGAAAGTGCGCATCATCAATGATTTGGAGCACATGAATTCTTTTAAAGAGGGCGAAATTTTAGTTACGGATAACACCGACCCAGACTGGGAGCCTTGCATGAAAAAAGCGAGCGCGGTTATCACTAATCGTGGAGGGCGCACTTGCCATGCGGCGATTGTGGCGAGAGAAATTGGCGTGCCAGCCATTGTTGGGGTGAGCGGGGCGACTGATAGCCTTTATACCGGCATGGAAATCACGGTTTCTTGCGCTGAGGGTGAAGAGGGCTATGTGTATGCGGGCATTTATGAGCATGAAATTGAAAGGGTGGAGCTTTCTAACATGCAAGAAACTCAAACAAAAATTTACATCAATATTGGAAACCCTGAAAAAGCCTTTGGCTTTTCTCAGCTCCCTAATCACGGCGTAGGGCTAGCCAGAATGGAAATGATTATTTTGAATCAAATCAAAGCCCATCCTTTAGCCTTAGTGGATTTGCACCACAAAAAAAGCGTGAAAGAAAAAAATGAAATTGAAAACCTTATGGCAGGCTATGCTAACCCTAAAGATTTTTTTGTGAAAAAAATCGCTGAAGGCATTGGCATGATCAGCGCAGCGTTTTACCCTAAACCTGTGATTGTGAGAACGAGCGATTTCAAATCCAATGAATACATGCGCATGCTTGGCGGCTCTAGCTATGAGCCTAATGAAGAAAACCCCATGCTTGGTTATAGAGGGGCTAGTCGGTATTATTCAGAAAGCTATAATGAAGCGTTTTCGTGGGAGTGTGAAGCCTTAGCGTTAGTGAGGGAAGAAATGGGCTTGACCAACATGAAAGTGATGATCCCTTTTTTGCGAACCATTGAAGAGGGTAAAAAAGTCCTAGAAATCTTAAGAAAAAACAATTTAGAATCCGGTAAAAACGGGCTTGAAATTTATATCATGTGCGAATTACCGGTGAATGTCATTCTGGCTGATGATTTCTTAAGCTTGTTTGATGGCTTTTCTATTGGCTCTAATGATTTAACCCAGCTCACTTTAGGCGTGGATAGAGACAGCGAATTAGTCAGCCATGTCTTTGATGAAAGGAATGAAGCGATGCTAAGAATGTTTAAAAAAGCGATTGAAGCTTGTAAAAGACACAACAAATATTGCGGGATTTGCGGGCAAGCTCCGAGCGATTACCCTGAAGTGACAGAGTTTTTAGTCAAAGAGGGCATCACTTCCATTTCTTTAAACCCTGATAGCGTGATCCCCACTTGGAACGCTGTAGCCAAGTTAGAAAAAGAATTGAAAGACCATGGCTTAACTGCGCATTGA
- the thrS gene encoding threonine--tRNA ligase, with amino-acid sequence MSAELIAVYKDEQIIDLESAKVLGLSDGIKALKGTEPIYFDDSPLALEVIRHSCAHLLAQSLKALYPDAKFFVGPVVEEGFYYDFKTASKISEEDLPKIEAKMKEFAKSKLAITKEVLTREQALERFKGDELKHAVMSKISGDAFGVYQQGEFEDLCKGPHLPNTRFLNHFKLTKLAGAYLGGDENNEMLIRIYGIAFATKESLKDYLFQIEEAKKRDHRKLGVELGLFSFDDEIGAGLPLWLPKGARLRKRIEDLLSQALLLRGYEPVKGPEILKSDVWKISGHYDNYKENMYFTTIDEQEYGIKPMNCVGHIKVYQSALHSYRDLPLRFYEYGVVHRHEKSGVLHGLLRVREFTQDDAHIFCSFEQIQSEVSAILDFTHKIMQAFGFSYEMELSTRPAKSIGDDKVWEKATSALKEALKEHRIDYKIDEGGGAFYGPKIDIKITDALKRKWQCGTIQVDMNLPERFKLAFTNEHNHAEQPVMIHRAILGSFERFIAILSEHFGGNFPFFVAPTQIALIPINEEHHVFALKLKEELKKRDIFVEVLDKNDSLNKKVRLAEKQKIPMILVLGNEEVESEILSIRDREKQAQYKMPLKEFLNMVESKMQEVSF; translated from the coding sequence ATGAGTGCGGAACTGATTGCTGTTTATAAAGACGAGCAAATAATAGATTTAGAGAGTGCGAAAGTCTTAGGGCTGAGCGATGGGATTAAAGCGTTAAAAGGGACAGAGCCGATATATTTTGATGATTCGCCTTTGGCTTTAGAAGTGATCAGGCATTCATGCGCGCATCTGCTTGCGCAAAGCTTGAAAGCCCTTTATCCGGACGCGAAATTTTTTGTAGGCCCTGTGGTAGAAGAGGGGTTTTATTACGATTTCAAGACCGCTTCAAAAATCAGCGAAGAGGATTTGCCTAAAATTGAAGCGAAAATGAAAGAATTTGCGAAATCAAAGCTCGCTATCACTAAAGAGGTTTTAACCAGAGAGCAAGCTTTGGAGCGTTTTAAGGGCGATGAATTAAAGCATGCGGTGATGAGTAAAATCAGTGGCGATGCCTTTGGCGTGTACCAACAAGGCGAGTTTGAAGATTTGTGTAAGGGGCCGCACCTCCCAAACACTCGTTTTTTAAACCATTTCAAGCTCACTAAACTGGCTGGGGCTTATTTGGGTGGCGATGAAAACAATGAAATGCTCATTAGAATCTATGGCATCGCTTTTGCCACCAAAGAGAGTTTAAAAGACTATCTTTTCCAAATAGAAGAAGCGAAAAAACGAGATCACAGAAAGCTAGGCGTGGAGCTAGGGCTTTTTAGTTTTGATGATGAGATAGGGGCAGGCTTACCTTTATGGCTGCCTAAAGGGGCAAGACTCAGAAAGCGCATTGAAGATTTATTGAGTCAAGCGTTACTTTTAAGAGGCTATGAGCCGGTTAAAGGCCCTGAGATTTTAAAGAGCGATGTGTGGAAAATCAGCGGGCATTATGACAACTATAAAGAAAACATGTATTTCACCACGATTGATGAGCAAGAATACGGCATAAAGCCTATGAACTGCGTGGGGCATATTAAAGTCTATCAAAGCGCTTTGCACAGCTACAGAGATTTGCCCTTAAGGTTTTATGAATACGGCGTGGTGCATCGGCATGAAAAAAGCGGTGTGTTGCATGGGCTTTTAAGGGTTAGGGAATTTACCCAAGATGATGCACATATTTTTTGCTCTTTTGAACAGATCCAAAGCGAAGTGAGCGCGATTTTAGATTTTACGCACAAAATCATGCAAGCGTTTGGTTTTAGCTATGAAATGGAATTATCCACAAGGCCGGCTAAATCCATAGGCGATGATAAAGTTTGGGAAAAGGCCACTAGCGCTTTAAAAGAAGCCCTAAAAGAGCACCGCATTGATTATAAGATTGATGAAGGAGGAGGGGCTTTCTATGGGCCTAAGATTGACATTAAAATCACTGACGCTTTAAAGCGTAAATGGCAGTGCGGCACGATTCAGGTGGATATGAATTTGCCTGAACGCTTCAAACTCGCTTTCACTAATGAACACAATCACGCTGAGCAGCCGGTGATGATCCACAGGGCGATTTTAGGCTCGTTTGAAAGGTTTATTGCGATTTTGAGCGAACATTTTGGGGGGAATTTCCCTTTCTTTGTTGCGCCCACTCAAATCGCTCTCATTCCTATTAATGAAGAGCATCATGTTTTTGCTTTGAAATTAAAAGAGGAATTAAAAAAGCGCGATATTTTTGTAGAAGTGCTGGATAAAAACGACAGCTTGAATAAAAAGGTGCGATTAGCCGAAAAGCAAAAAATCCCTATGATTTTAGTGTTAGGGAATGAAGAGGTGGAGAGCGAAATTTTATCCATTAGAGACAGAGAAAAACAAGCTCAGTATAAAATGCCCTTAAAGGAGTTTTTAAACATGGTTGAATCTAAGATGCAAGAGGTTAGTTTTTGA
- the infC gene encoding translation initiation factor IF-3: protein MSRSEVLLNGDINFKEVRCVGDNGEVYGIISSKEALNIAQNLGLDLVLISASTKPPVCKVMDYNKFRYQNEKKIKEAKKKQKQIEIKEIKLSTQIAQNDINYKVKHAREFIEANKHVKFKVVLKGRESQNSKAGLDVLLRVQTMMEDLANPEKEPKTEGRFVSWMFVPKAKEAPKNEKKTKENNPPFNRINLMKGENHAKNED, encoded by the coding sequence TTGAGTAGAAGCGAAGTGTTGTTAAACGGAGACATTAATTTTAAAGAAGTGCGTTGCGTGGGCGATAATGGCGAAGTGTATGGGATTATTTCTTCCAAAGAAGCGCTCAATATCGCTCAAAATTTAGGTTTGGATTTGGTTTTGATTTCAGCGAGCACGAAACCTCCCGTGTGTAAGGTGATGGATTATAATAAATTCCGCTACCAAAATGAAAAGAAAATCAAGGAAGCCAAGAAAAAGCAAAAACAAATTGAAATCAAAGAGATCAAGCTTTCCACTCAAATCGCGCAAAACGATATTAACTATAAAGTCAAGCATGCGAGAGAATTTATTGAAGCCAATAAGCATGTCAAATTCAAGGTGGTTTTAAAGGGCAGGGAGAGCCAAAATTCAAAAGCTGGGCTTGATGTGCTTTTGAGAGTCCAAACAATGATGGAGGATTTAGCCAACCCTGAAAAAGAGCCAAAAACCGAGGGGCGTTTTGTTTCGTGGATGTTTGTGCCTAAGGCTAAAGAAGCCCCCAAAAACGAAAAGAAAACCAAAGAAAATAACCCGCCTTTTAATCGTATTAACCTTATGAAAGGAGAAAATCATGCCAAAAATGAAGACTAA
- the rpmI gene encoding 50S ribosomal protein L35, whose protein sequence is MPKMKTNRGASKRFKVKKNLIKRGSAFKSHILTKKSPKRKANLNAPKHVHHTNAHSVMSLLCRA, encoded by the coding sequence ATGCCAAAAATGAAGACTAATCGCGGCGCGTCTAAGCGTTTCAAAGTTAAAAAAAACTTGATTAAGCGTGGCAGTGCTTTTAAAAGCCATATTTTGACTAAAAAAAGCCCCAAACGCAAAGCCAATCTAAACGCGCCAAAACATGTGCATCACACTAACGCGCATTCTGTCATGTCGTTGCTTTGCAGGGCTTGA
- the rplT gene encoding 50S ribosomal protein L20, with translation MRVKTGVVRRRRHKKVLKLARGFYSGRRKHFRKAKEQLERSMYYAFRDRKQKKREFRSLWVVRINAACRMHNTSYSRFMHALKVAGVELDRKVLADMAMNDMQAFESVLESVKEHL, from the coding sequence ATGAGAGTTAAAACAGGCGTTGTACGCAGAAGACGCCATAAAAAAGTCTTAAAACTCGCTAGAGGGTTTTATAGTGGCAGAAGAAAGCATTTTAGAAAGGCTAAAGAACAGCTTGAAAGAAGCATGTATTACGCCTTTAGGGATCGCAAACAAAAGAAAAGAGAGTTCAGGAGTTTGTGGGTGGTAAGGATCAATGCGGCTTGCAGAATGCATAACACAAGTTATTCGCGCTTCATGCATGCCTTAAAAGTGGCTGGCGTGGAGTTAGACCGCAAGGTTTTAGCAGACATGGCGATGAATGACATGCAAGCTTTTGAGAGCGTGTTAGAGAGCGTGAAAGAGCATCTTTAA
- a CDS encoding outer membrane protein, with product MKKSVIVGAISLAMTSLLSAETPKQEKAIKTSPTKKGERNAAFIGIDYQLGMLSTTAQNCSHGNCNGNQSGAYGSNTPNMPTASNPTGGLTHGALGTRGYKGLSNQQYAINGFGFVVGYKHFFKKSPQFGMRYYGFFDFASSYYKYYTYNDYGMRDARKGSQSFMFGYGAGTDVLFNPAIFNRENLHFGFFLGVAIGGTSWGPTNYYFKDLADEYRGSFHPSNFQVLVNGGIRLGTKHQGFEIGLKIQTIRNNYYTASADNVPEGVTYKFTFHRPYAFYWRYIVSF from the coding sequence ATGAAGAAATCTGTTATAGTAGGTGCTATCTCTCTAGCAATGACAAGCTTATTGTCAGCAGAGACCCCTAAGCAAGAAAAAGCTATTAAGACTAGCCCTACCAAAAAAGGTGAAAGAAATGCTGCTTTTATAGGGATTGATTACCAGTTGGGTATGCTTAGCACTACCGCTCAAAATTGTTCCCATGGGAATTGTAATGGTAATCAAAGTGGGGCTTATGGCTCTAATACGCCTAACATGCCTACAGCGTCAAACCCAACAGGAGGCCTTACTCATGGCGCTCTAGGGACTCGTGGGTATAAAGGCTTAAGCAACCAACAATACGCTATCAATGGTTTTGGGTTTGTTGTAGGGTATAAGCATTTTTTTAAGAAATCTCCACAATTTGGAATGCGTTATTACGGATTCTTTGATTTTGCAAGCTCTTATTATAAGTATTACACTTATAATGATTACGGCATGAGAGACGCTCGCAAGGGTTCTCAAAGTTTCATGTTTGGCTATGGGGCTGGCACAGATGTGTTGTTTAACCCAGCTATTTTCAATCGTGAGAACTTGCATTTTGGGTTTTTTCTTGGCGTTGCGATTGGTGGTACCTCTTGGGGTCCAACAAACTATTATTTTAAGGACTTAGCTGATGAATACAGAGGGAGTTTCCACCCATCAAATTTCCAGGTCTTAGTGAATGGTGGGATCCGCTTAGGCACTAAACACCAAGGTTTTGAAATCGGCTTGAAAATCCAAACCATTCGCAACAATTATTATACCGCTAGTGCGGATAATGTTCCTGAAGGGGTTACTTATAAATTCACCTTTCACCGCCCCTATGCCTTTTATTGGCGTTACATTGTAAGCTTTTAA
- a CDS encoding L-serine ammonia-lyase, whose protein sequence is MASFSILSIFKIGVGPSSSHTIGPMEAGARFCGLLKGILEQVERVQITLHGSLALTGKGHLSDEAVLIGLHGIYANELEVTTKKALLHEALENKVLKLANQHHIPFDYAKDLIFDNKPLARHQNALILKAFNSKNEVLKEETYYSVGGGFVYTEKELDNLSEEGGNESIAYDFSSAKELLELCQKHQKSIAEIVRLRENALKNHPDATMTKIYHAMLECYHNGANSKERYLPGSLRVTRLAPSVKTRLEKHPTSGKDPLALIDYISLYARAIAEENASGGKVVTAPTNGACAVVPSVLLYAKNHLFENLSQKAINDFLLTSAAIGYLYKKNASLSGAEAGCQAEIGVASSMAAGGLAHLCQATTQQVLIASEIAMEHHLGLTCDPVGGLVQIPCIERNVLGAIKAISASKLALEDEYKPKVSLDEVIATMYATGKDMNEKYKETSLGGLAKTLKC, encoded by the coding sequence ATGGCTAGTTTTTCTATTTTATCCATTTTTAAAATCGGCGTGGGGCCTAGCTCTTCACACACCATAGGGCCTATGGAAGCGGGAGCGAGATTTTGCGGGTTGTTAAAAGGCATTTTAGAGCAGGTTGAACGCGTTCAAATCACCTTGCATGGCTCATTAGCTTTAACCGGTAAAGGGCATTTGAGCGATGAGGCGGTTTTAATTGGCTTGCATGGTATTTACGCTAACGAATTGGAGGTAACAACCAAAAAAGCCTTATTGCATGAAGCGCTTGAAAACAAGGTTTTAAAACTCGCTAACCAGCATCATATCCCTTTTGATTATGCTAAAGATTTGATTTTTGACAATAAGCCTTTAGCCAGACACCAAAACGCTCTCATTCTAAAAGCTTTTAACTCTAAAAATGAGGTTTTAAAAGAAGAGACTTATTATTCTGTTGGTGGAGGGTTTGTCTATACTGAAAAAGAATTAGACAACTTGTCTGAAGAGGGCGGGAATGAAAGCATTGCCTATGATTTTTCAAGCGCTAAGGAGTTGCTAGAATTGTGCCAAAAACACCAAAAAAGCATCGCTGAAATCGTGCGTTTGAGAGAAAATGCCCTGAAAAACCACCCTGATGCAACGATGACTAAAATCTATCATGCGATGCTTGAGTGTTATCATAATGGGGCTAATTCTAAAGAAAGGTATCTGCCTGGTTCTTTGAGAGTAACACGATTAGCCCCAAGCGTTAAAACGCGCCTAGAAAAGCACCCCACAAGCGGGAAAGACCCCTTAGCCTTGATTGATTACATTTCGCTTTACGCTCGCGCCATTGCCGAAGAAAACGCTAGCGGAGGCAAGGTGGTAACCGCCCCCACTAATGGAGCGTGCGCGGTGGTGCCAAGCGTGCTTTTATACGCTAAAAACCATTTGTTTGAAAATTTATCGCAAAAGGCCATCAATGATTTTTTACTCACTAGTGCGGCGATTGGCTATCTTTACAAGAAAAACGCTTCCTTGAGCGGTGCAGAAGCGGGGTGTCAGGCTGAAATTGGCGTGGCAAGCTCTATGGCTGCGGGGGGGTTAGCCCATTTGTGCCAAGCGACCACGCAACAGGTTTTGATCGCTAGTGAAATCGCTATGGAGCACCATTTAGGATTGACATGCGATCCGGTGGGGGGCTTGGTGCAAATCCCTTGCATTGAACGCAATGTTTTAGGAGCGATTAAAGCGATCAGCGCTTCTAAACTGGCTTTAGAAGATGAATACAAGCCTAAAGTGAGCCTAGATGAAGTGATTGCTACGATGTATGCGACCGGAAAAGACATGAATGAAAAATACAAAGAGACCTCGTTAGGGGGATTGGCCAAAACCTTAAAATGCTAA
- a CDS encoding serine/threonine transporter has protein sequence MAQEKAVIRDPKKLNAFDLRWMASLFGTAVGAGILFLPIRAGGHGVWAIVVMSAIIFPLTYLGHRALAYFIGSKDREDITMVVRSHFGAQWGFLITLLYFLAIYPICLAYGVGITNVFDHFFTNQLHLAPFHRGLLAVALVSLMMLVMVFNATIVTRICNALVYPLCLILLLFSLYLIPYWQGANLFVVPSFKEFVLAIWLTLPVLVFSFNHSPIISTFTQNVEKEYGAFKEYKLNQIELGTSLMLLGFVMFFVFSCVMCLNADDFVKAREQNIPILSYFANTLNNPLINYAGPVVAFLAIFSSFFGHYYGAKEGLEGIIIQSLKLKKASKTLSISVTIFLWLTITLVAYINPNILDFIENLGGPIIALILFVMPMIAFYSVSSLKRFRNFKVDIFVFVFGSLTALSVFLGLF, from the coding sequence ATGGCACAAGAAAAAGCGGTCATAAGAGATCCTAAAAAACTCAACGCGTTTGATTTGCGTTGGATGGCGTCCTTATTTGGCACGGCGGTTGGGGCTGGGATTTTATTTTTGCCTATTAGAGCCGGTGGGCATGGGGTATGGGCTATTGTGGTGATGAGCGCGATCATCTTCCCTTTAACTTATCTGGGGCATAGAGCTTTAGCTTATTTCATAGGATCCAAAGATAGAGAAGACATTACCATGGTCGTTCGCTCTCATTTTGGCGCTCAATGGGGTTTTCTTATCACTTTGCTTTATTTCTTGGCGATTTATCCTATTTGTTTGGCTTATGGGGTGGGTATCACTAATGTGTTTGATCATTTCTTCACTAACCAGTTGCATTTAGCGCCTTTTCATCGGGGCTTACTAGCTGTAGCGTTAGTCTCTTTAATGATGTTGGTGATGGTTTTTAACGCTACGATTGTTACGCGCATTTGTAACGCTTTAGTGTATCCTTTATGCTTGATTTTATTGCTTTTTTCTTTGTATCTTATCCCTTATTGGCAAGGCGCTAATCTTTTTGTGGTGCCGAGTTTTAAAGAATTTGTGTTAGCGATTTGGCTAACCTTACCGGTGCTTGTGTTTTCGTTCAACCATAGCCCCATTATTTCCACCTTCACTCAAAATGTGGAAAAAGAATACGGCGCTTTCAAAGAGTATAAACTCAATCAAATTGAATTAGGAACATCGCTGATGCTTTTAGGGTTTGTGATGTTTTTTGTGTTTTCGTGCGTCATGTGCTTGAATGCTGATGATTTTGTGAAAGCAAGGGAACAAAACATCCCCATTTTAAGCTATTTCGCTAACACTTTAAACAACCCTTTAATCAATTATGCGGGGCCTGTGGTGGCTTTTTTAGCGATTTTTTCATCTTTTTTTGGGCATTATTATGGGGCTAAGGAGGGTTTAGAAGGCATTATCATTCAAAGTTTAAAATTGAAAAAAGCTTCTAAAACCTTGAGTATTAGCGTAACGATTTTTTTATGGCTGACTATCACGCTTGTGGCTTATATTAACCCTAATATCTTGGATTTTATTGAAAATTTAGGCGGTCCCATTATCGCGCTCATTCTGTTTGTGATGCCCATGATAGCTTTTTATAGCGTTTCTAGTTTGAAGCGTTTTAGAAACTTTAAAGTGGATATTTTTGTGTTTGTCTTTGGGAGCTTGACGGCTTTGAGCGTGTTTTTAGGACTATTTTAA
- a CDS encoding class II 3-deoxy-7-phosphoheptulonate synthase, which translates to MSNTTWSPTSWHSFKIEQHPTYKDKQELERVKKELHSYPPLVFAGEARNLQERLAQAIDNKAFLLQGGDCAESFSQFSANRIKDMFKVVMQMAIVLTFAGSIPIVKVGRIAGQFAKPRSNAIEILDNEEVLSYRGDIINGISKKEREPKPERMLKAYHQSVATLNLIRAFAQGGLANLEQVHRFNLDFVKNNDFGQKYQQIADRITQALGFMRACGVEIEKTPILREVEFYTSHEALLLHYEEPLVRKDSLTNQFYDCSAHMLWIGERTRDPKGAHVEFLRGVCNPIGVKIGPNASVSEVLELCDVLNPRNIKGRLNLIVRMGSKMIKERLPKLLQGVLEEKRHILWSIDPMHGNTVKTSLGVKTRAFDSVLDEVKSFFEIHRAEGSLASGVHLEMTGENVTECIGGSQAITEEGLSCHYYTQCDPRLNATQALELAFLIADMLKKQRT; encoded by the coding sequence ATGTCAAACACAACTTGGTCGCCCACTTCATGGCATTCTTTTAAGATAGAGCAACACCCCACTTATAAAGATAAGCAAGAATTAGAAAGGGTCAAAAAAGAATTGCACTCTTACCCTCCCTTAGTGTTTGCTGGCGAAGCGAGGAACTTGCAAGAGCGTTTAGCCCAAGCCATTGACAATAAGGCGTTTTTGTTGCAAGGGGGCGATTGCGCGGAGTCGTTTTCTCAATTTAGCGCTAACAGGATTAAAGACATGTTTAAAGTGGTGATGCAAATGGCGATTGTCTTAACTTTTGCTGGCTCTATACCGATCGTGAAAGTGGGGCGCATTGCCGGGCAATTTGCCAAGCCTCGCTCTAATGCGATTGAAATACTAGATAATGAAGAAGTGTTGAGTTATAGAGGGGATATTATCAACGGGATTTCCAAAAAAGAAAGAGAGCCAAAGCCGGAAAGAATGCTTAAAGCCTACCATCAAAGCGTAGCGACTTTAAACCTTATCAGAGCCTTTGCTCAAGGCGGGTTAGCGAATTTGGAGCAAGTGCATCGTTTCAATTTGGATTTTGTCAAAAACAACGACTTTGGGCAAAAATACCAGCAAATCGCTGACCGGATCACGCAAGCTTTAGGGTTTATGCGAGCATGCGGGGTGGAGATAGAAAAAACGCCTATTCTTAGGGAAGTGGAATTTTACACCAGCCACGAAGCGTTACTGCTCCATTATGAAGAGCCTTTGGTGCGTAAGGATAGTTTGACTAACCAGTTTTATGACTGCTCCGCGCACATGCTGTGGATTGGCGAAAGGACAAGAGATCCAAAGGGTGCGCATGTGGAGTTTTTAAGGGGGGTTTGTAACCCTATTGGCGTGAAAATCGGGCCTAACGCGAGCGTGAGCGAAGTGTTAGAATTGTGCGATGTTTTAAACCCGCGCAACATTAAGGGGCGTTTGAATCTGATCGTGCGCATGGGTTCTAAGATGATTAAAGAGCGTTTGCCTAAACTTTTACAAGGGGTGTTGGAAGAAAAACGCCATATTTTATGGAGCATTGATCCCATGCATGGCAACACGGTCAAAACCAGCTTGGGGGTTAAAACAAGGGCTTTTGATAGCGTGCTAGATGAAGTGAAAAGCTTTTTTGAAATCCATAGGGCTGAAGGGAGTTTGGCTTCAGGGGTTCATTTGGAAATGACAGGTGAGAATGTTACAGAATGTATCGGTGGCTCGCAAGCGATCACCGAAGAGGGTTTGAGTTGCCATTACTACACGCAATGCGATCCAAGACTAAACGCCACTCAAGCCTTAGAACTCGCTTTCTTAATCGCTGACATGCTTAAAAAACAACGCACTTGA
- the bcp gene encoding thioredoxin-dependent thiol peroxidase, which produces MEKLEVGQLAPDFRLKNSDGVEISLKDLLHKKVVLYFYPKDNTPGCTLEAKDFSDLFSEFEKKNAVVVGVSPDNAQSHQKFISQCSLNVILLCDEDKKTANLYKAYGKRMLYGKEHLGIIRSTFIINTQGVLEKCFYNVKAKGHAQKVLESL; this is translated from the coding sequence ATGGAAAAATTAGAAGTAGGGCAATTAGCCCCTGATTTCAGGTTGAAAAACAGCGATGGCGTAGAGATTTCTTTAAAAGATTTGCTCCATAAAAAAGTGGTGCTGTATTTCTACCCTAAAGACAACACCCCCGGATGCACTTTAGAAGCCAAAGACTTTAGCGATCTGTTTAGTGAATTTGAAAAGAAAAACGCTGTTGTCGTAGGCGTAAGCCCTGATAACGCTCAATCGCATCAAAAATTTATCAGCCAATGCTCTTTGAATGTGATTTTGCTCTGCGATGAAGATAAAAAAACCGCCAATCTTTACAAAGCTTATGGCAAACGCATGCTTTATGGGAAGGAGCATTTGGGGATTATCCGCTCCACTTTCATTATCAACACGCAAGGCGTTTTAGAAAAATGCTTCTACAATGTCAAAGCGAAAGGCCATGCTCAAAAGGTTTTAGAGAGTTTGTAG